One genomic region from Haloarcula taiwanensis encodes:
- a CDS encoding histidine kinase, with protein MSTTTETTRTYDLGTGNWKAGVLGGIAGSAVMGALILVMNPPTLAVAIPSLYGLAPPPSPAAGLVVHLSHGAVLGVLFAGLASLLHLESSGKLLGLGVGWGVATWALFAALLMPVWLGAVGSPASPPFPNFAPPSLLWHVVYGGVLAVVYAATMDRI; from the coding sequence ATGTCAACGACGACAGAAACGACGCGAACGTACGATCTCGGTACCGGCAACTGGAAAGCCGGCGTGCTCGGCGGCATCGCCGGGAGCGCCGTCATGGGGGCGCTGATACTGGTGATGAATCCCCCGACGCTCGCCGTCGCAATCCCGTCGCTGTACGGGCTCGCACCGCCGCCGAGCCCGGCTGCTGGTCTCGTTGTCCATCTCTCGCACGGCGCTGTGCTTGGCGTGCTGTTTGCCGGACTGGCGAGCCTGCTCCATCTGGAGTCGTCCGGGAAACTGCTTGGACTCGGCGTCGGCTGGGGCGTCGCCACCTGGGCGCTCTTCGCCGCGCTTCTGATGCCAGTCTGGCTCGGTGCAGTCGGCTCGCCGGCCTCGCCGCCGTTCCCGAACTTCGCGCCGCCGTCGCTGCTGTGGCACGTCGTCTACGGCGGTGTCCTCGCGGTCGTTTACGCCGCGACCATGGACCGCATCTGA
- a CDS encoding TrmB family transcriptional regulator, producing the protein MTPPAEGPRLFECGTCGSVGIGDNRPECCGEPMAATETEAAAVSEPSLETLLKTVFDMSGTELDICLCVMEGGELTVAELAEQIGYDRSVVARHLNHLADLGVVEKRRRIRTEGGHVYVYTPQPPEVVRERLREEFLSWVRLATAQLDDLQREKVEAIADAETSEKQWTVFQEQ; encoded by the coding sequence ATGACACCCCCCGCTGAGGGACCGCGGCTGTTCGAGTGTGGGACCTGCGGTAGCGTCGGCATCGGCGACAATCGTCCGGAGTGCTGTGGCGAGCCGATGGCAGCGACCGAGACAGAGGCGGCAGCAGTCAGCGAGCCGTCGCTCGAAACCCTGCTCAAGACCGTCTTCGATATGTCCGGCACCGAACTGGACATCTGCCTCTGCGTGATGGAAGGCGGGGAGCTGACCGTGGCGGAGTTGGCCGAGCAGATCGGCTACGACCGGAGCGTCGTCGCGCGGCATCTCAACCATCTTGCCGACCTCGGTGTCGTCGAGAAGCGCCGACGGATCAGGACGGAGGGCGGGCACGTGTACGTTTATACGCCACAGCCGCCCGAAGTCGTGCGAGAGCGGCTCCGCGAGGAGTTCCTGTCGTGGGTTCGGCTGGCAACGGCACAGCTGGACGACCTGCAGCGTGAGAAGGTCGAAGCGATAGCCGACGCCGAAACCAGCGAGAAACAGTGGACCGTGTTTCAGGAGCAGTAG
- a CDS encoding iron-sulfur cluster biogenesis protein NfuA, which translates to MSTDTEDANDLRERITNFLRRNFPQIQMHGGSAAIEEIDREEGSVTIRLGGACSGCGISPMTIQAIKTRMTKEIPEINEVTARTGMEQQEGMSGGSGGMSPSFPGESRGGDVGGDDDEGPEAPF; encoded by the coding sequence ATGAGCACTGACACAGAGGACGCCAACGACCTGCGCGAGCGAATCACGAACTTCCTGCGCCGCAACTTCCCCCAGATCCAGATGCACGGCGGGAGCGCGGCCATCGAGGAAATCGACCGCGAGGAAGGCAGCGTCACCATCCGCCTCGGCGGCGCCTGTTCCGGCTGTGGCATCTCGCCGATGACCATTCAGGCCATCAAGACGCGCATGACCAAGGAGATTCCGGAAATAAACGAGGTCACCGCCCGAACCGGAATGGAACAGCAGGAAGGGATGTCCGGCGGCAGCGGTGGCATGAGCCCCTCCTTCCCCGGCGAGTCCCGCGGCGGCGACGTCGGCGGCGACGACGACGAAGGCCCCGAAGCGCCGTTCTGA
- a CDS encoding porphobilinogen deaminase has protein sequence MTTRGETLQLATRGSDLALRQAATVRDSLSSRRLSVELVEVETTGDQIRDELIHRLGKTGAFVRSLDEKVLEGELDAAVHSMKDMPTERPDRLVVAAVPERAAAEDVLVTPDGRSLEELPEGATVGTSSLRRKAQLLAEREDLTVEPLRGNVDTRIAKLLAPSLQREHQERHEAEQERKGNAGDPDTDEEEEHPYDRTVEEWFDDLTEFERRAMERDPDTEYDAIVLAKAGLHRAGLTRYVGMSDLDPDRFVPAPGQGALAVTAVDGDLALDIKDRLDDPQTRVETTVERTILEELGGGCVAPIGIHAHLEGGVIHTRVRVLSQDGTEEVSVGRDIPAEYHIDAAQDLAAELAEQGADDLIAEAKRDSTGADDDASTVREDDEE, from the coding sequence ATGACAACACGCGGGGAGACACTGCAACTGGCGACGCGGGGCTCTGACCTCGCGTTGCGGCAGGCGGCGACGGTTCGGGATTCGCTGAGCAGTCGCCGGCTGTCGGTCGAACTCGTCGAGGTGGAGACGACGGGCGACCAGATACGGGACGAACTCATCCACCGGCTCGGCAAGACCGGCGCGTTCGTCCGCAGCCTCGACGAGAAGGTACTGGAGGGCGAACTCGACGCGGCGGTCCACTCGATGAAGGACATGCCCACCGAACGCCCCGACCGCCTCGTCGTCGCGGCGGTCCCCGAGCGGGCCGCCGCCGAGGACGTGCTGGTGACGCCCGACGGCCGCTCGCTGGAGGAACTACCAGAGGGCGCGACCGTCGGCACGTCGAGCCTGCGACGCAAGGCGCAGTTGCTCGCCGAGCGCGAGGACCTCACCGTCGAGCCGCTCCGGGGCAACGTCGACACGCGCATCGCCAAACTGCTGGCCCCGTCGCTCCAGCGGGAACACCAGGAGCGCCACGAGGCCGAACAGGAGCGGAAGGGCAACGCCGGCGATCCCGACACCGACGAGGAAGAAGAACACCCCTACGACCGCACGGTCGAGGAGTGGTTCGACGACCTCACTGAATTCGAACGGCGGGCGATGGAGCGGGACCCGGACACCGAATACGACGCCATCGTGCTGGCGAAGGCGGGGCTCCACCGGGCCGGCCTCACGCGCTACGTCGGGATGTCAGACCTCGACCCCGACCGGTTTGTGCCGGCTCCGGGCCAGGGCGCGCTGGCGGTAACCGCCGTCGACGGCGACCTCGCGCTGGACATCAAGGACCGACTGGACGACCCCCAGACGCGCGTCGAGACGACCGTCGAGCGGACGATTCTCGAAGAACTCGGCGGTGGCTGTGTCGCGCCAATCGGTATCCACGCCCACCTGGAGGGCGGAGTCATCCACACACGAGTTCGCGTCCTCTCACAGGACGGCACAGAGGAGGTGTCGGTCGGCCGTGACATCCCGGCTGAGTACCACATCGACGCGGCACAGGACCTCGCAGCGGAACTCGCCGAACAGGGCGCTGACGACCTCATCGCCGAGGCCAAGCGGGACTCGACGGGCGCGGACGATGACGCTTCAACGGTGCGGGAGGACGACGAGGAATGA
- a CDS encoding uroporphyrinogen-III C-methyltransferase, which translates to MTDAAPGKVYLVGSGPGDPDLLTVKAKRLLEEADVVLHDKLPGPEIIGMIPEEKREDVGKRAGGEWTPQEYTNARLVELAEEGNTVVRLKGGDPTVFGRGGEELAHLVENDIPVEVVPGITSAIAGPEAAGIPVTHRDYTSSVSFVTGHEDPTKDESAVDWDALAATGGTLVVLMGVGKLPQYTEALREAGMDPDTPVALVERATWPDQQVATGTLDSIVSVRDEAGIEPPAITVIGEVAGERERVVEFLEGY; encoded by the coding sequence ATGACGGACGCTGCACCCGGCAAAGTGTACCTCGTTGGCTCCGGTCCCGGCGACCCGGACCTGCTGACGGTCAAGGCAAAACGCCTGCTGGAGGAAGCCGACGTGGTGTTGCACGACAAGCTCCCCGGCCCCGAAATCATCGGGATGATTCCCGAGGAGAAGCGCGAAGACGTGGGCAAACGCGCCGGCGGCGAGTGGACACCGCAGGAGTACACCAACGCCCGACTGGTCGAACTTGCAGAGGAGGGAAACACCGTTGTCCGACTGAAGGGCGGCGACCCGACGGTCTTTGGCCGCGGCGGCGAGGAACTGGCCCACCTCGTGGAGAACGACATCCCGGTCGAGGTCGTCCCCGGCATCACGAGCGCCATCGCCGGCCCCGAGGCCGCCGGCATCCCGGTCACGCACCGGGACTACACCTCCTCAGTCTCCTTCGTCACCGGCCACGAGGACCCCACGAAGGACGAATCCGCTGTCGACTGGGATGCGCTGGCCGCGACCGGCGGCACGCTGGTCGTCCTGATGGGCGTCGGCAAACTGCCCCAGTACACCGAGGCCCTGCGCGAGGCTGGCATGGACCCCGACACGCCCGTCGCGCTGGTCGAACGCGCGACCTGGCCCGACCAGCAGGTCGCCACCGGGACGCTCGACAGTATCGTCTCGGTCCGTGACGAGGCGGGCATCGAACCGCCCGCCATCACCGTCATCGGCGAGGTGGCCGGCGAGCGCGAGCGGGTGGTGGAGTTCCTGGAGGGGTACTGA
- a CDS encoding uroporphyrinogen-III synthase codes for MREEPRLRVAAFRPADDRLDDAVELIESLGADPVPDPMLAVEPAAAGDIDGDGDDGPVTPRTDADYVVLTSKTGVELAAEAGWDSGEATVCAIGESTAAALHEAGYGVDIIPAEYSSTGLVETLAGAVDGARVEVARSDHGSAVLTDGLEAAGAYVHETVLYRLVRPPESGESTELAASGDLDAALFTSSLTVEHFLDAAAERGVREAAVDGLNEATVGAIGEPTRETAEAAGIAVDVVPEQADFEALTCETVEAAAPTHHE; via the coding sequence ATGCGCGAGGAACCGCGCCTCCGCGTGGCCGCGTTTCGCCCGGCCGATGACCGCCTCGACGACGCGGTCGAACTCATCGAATCGCTCGGTGCTGACCCGGTTCCGGACCCGATGCTGGCGGTCGAACCAGCGGCGGCCGGCGACATCGACGGTGACGGCGACGACGGCCCGGTCACGCCGCGCACCGACGCCGACTACGTCGTCCTGACCAGCAAGACCGGCGTCGAACTCGCCGCCGAAGCCGGCTGGGACTCCGGCGAAGCGACGGTGTGTGCCATCGGCGAGTCGACCGCCGCGGCGCTCCACGAGGCTGGCTATGGCGTCGACATCATCCCCGCCGAGTACTCCTCGACGGGGCTGGTCGAGACGCTGGCCGGAGCGGTGGACGGCGCGCGGGTCGAAGTCGCCCGGTCGGACCACGGCTCGGCGGTGTTGACCGACGGGCTGGAGGCGGCCGGCGCGTACGTCCACGAGACCGTCCTCTACCGGCTTGTCCGGCCGCCCGAATCGGGCGAGTCCACGGAGCTGGCAGCAAGCGGTGACCTCGACGCGGCGCTGTTTACCTCCTCGCTCACCGTCGAACACTTCCTCGATGCGGCCGCCGAGCGCGGGGTCCGCGAGGCCGCCGTCGACGGACTGAACGAGGCGACCGTCGGCGCAATCGGTGAGCCGACGCGGGAGACGGCCGAGGCCGCCGGCATCGCCGTCGACGTCGTCCCCGAGCAGGCCGATTTCGAGGCGCTGACCTGCGAGACCGTCGAGGCGGCCGCTCCGACACACCACGAGTAA
- a CDS encoding phage shock protein A has product MSLLRRFAFAVRAKLNALLNRTSDPAAELDYSYEQMRDELQDVTRGIADVTTQKKRLEIHRQRLRSNVEKHDTQARAALQESREDLARRALEKKQVNVSQISELSGQIDDLQETQDRLVGKRAELSSQIEQFRTKKETMKARYQAAEASARVSEAFTGAGDTMADVHRSIERATERTEQMEARAAALEELEASGDLESVLDEGDSIDQELDRLSSERAVENELATLRTEVESREATREAAE; this is encoded by the coding sequence ATGAGCCTGCTCCGGCGGTTCGCGTTCGCGGTCCGGGCCAAGCTCAACGCCCTGCTCAACCGCACGTCGGACCCGGCGGCGGAACTGGACTACTCCTACGAACAGATGCGGGACGAACTACAGGACGTGACCCGCGGCATCGCTGACGTGACGACCCAGAAGAAACGCCTGGAGATACACCGCCAGCGGCTGCGGTCCAACGTCGAGAAACACGACACGCAGGCCCGGGCCGCCCTGCAGGAGAGCCGTGAGGACCTCGCACGCCGGGCACTGGAAAAAAAGCAGGTCAACGTCAGCCAGATTTCGGAGCTGTCGGGACAGATAGACGACCTGCAGGAAACACAGGACCGGCTAGTCGGCAAGCGGGCCGAGCTCAGTAGCCAGATAGAGCAGTTCCGCACGAAGAAAGAGACCATGAAGGCCCGCTATCAGGCCGCCGAGGCGTCGGCGCGGGTCTCGGAGGCCTTTACCGGCGCTGGCGATACGATGGCCGACGTCCACCGCTCCATCGAGCGCGCGACGGAGCGCACCGAGCAGATGGAGGCCCGCGCGGCCGCGCTGGAGGAACTCGAAGCGAGCGGCGACCTCGAATCCGTCCTCGACGAGGGCGACTCCATCGACCAGGAACTCGACCGACTCTCCAGCGAGCGGGCCGTCGAGAACGAACTGGCGACGCTCCGGACCGAGGTTGAGAGCCGAGAGGCCACCAGAGAAGCGGCGGAGTGA
- a CDS encoding recombinase RecJ, translated as MTTTGPVPALADRAAACADRLRAAERVLLASHIDADGLTSAAIATAALSRAGISVETVFKKQLDAAEIESIAVREYDTVLFTDFGSGQLDVISEHVAAGDFEAVVADHHQPSDPADCHPDAVVDTDGYADFETHLNPLLEGIDGASELSGAGATYVLARALAADDTDNRDLAALAVVGAVGDMQAVGGELVGANAGLVEEGVDGGVLEEGTDLSLYGKQTRPLPKLLEYATEVPIPGISNDQAGATRFLEGLGVDLKTDGDWRTWADLSDDERQTVASGLVQRAVERGVPADKIETLIGTTYTLTTEPRGTELRDASEFSTLLNATARYERADVGLAVCLGERDAPLERARTLLSNHRRNLSEGLTLVKERGVTQAGSVQWFDAGDAIRETIVGIVAGMALGTDGVDSDKPIIAFASTDEDETKVSSRATGPLVGRGVDLSVVMRDAAQSVGGDGGGHDIAAGATIPAGEESAFIEAADEIITDQVS; from the coding sequence ATGACTACGACCGGCCCCGTTCCGGCGCTCGCTGATCGCGCGGCCGCCTGTGCCGACCGACTCCGGGCGGCCGAGCGCGTCCTGCTCGCGTCCCACATCGACGCCGACGGGCTGACCAGCGCCGCCATCGCCACCGCGGCGCTATCGCGGGCCGGTATCTCCGTCGAGACCGTGTTCAAGAAGCAACTCGACGCGGCCGAAATCGAGAGCATCGCGGTCCGCGAGTACGACACTGTCCTGTTCACCGACTTCGGCTCGGGCCAGCTCGACGTCATCTCCGAGCACGTCGCCGCGGGCGACTTCGAGGCGGTCGTCGCCGACCACCACCAGCCGTCGGACCCGGCGGACTGCCACCCCGACGCCGTGGTCGACACCGACGGCTACGCCGACTTCGAGACCCACCTCAATCCGCTGCTGGAAGGCATCGACGGCGCGTCGGAGCTTTCCGGTGCTGGCGCGACGTACGTCCTCGCCCGCGCGCTCGCGGCCGACGACACCGACAACCGCGACCTCGCCGCGCTCGCGGTCGTCGGCGCGGTCGGGGACATGCAGGCCGTCGGCGGCGAACTCGTCGGAGCCAACGCCGGCCTCGTCGAGGAGGGGGTCGACGGCGGCGTCCTCGAAGAGGGAACCGACCTCTCGCTGTACGGCAAACAGACCCGGCCGTTGCCGAAACTGCTCGAATACGCCACCGAAGTGCCGATACCGGGCATCTCGAACGACCAGGCCGGCGCGACCCGGTTCCTGGAGGGGCTCGGGGTTGACCTGAAGACCGACGGTGACTGGCGGACGTGGGCAGACCTTTCTGACGACGAACGCCAGACTGTCGCCAGTGGGCTGGTCCAGCGTGCCGTCGAGCGCGGCGTCCCGGCAGACAAGATCGAGACGCTCATCGGCACGACCTACACGCTGACCACGGAGCCGCGCGGGACGGAACTCCGGGACGCAAGCGAGTTCTCGACGCTCCTGAACGCCACGGCCCGCTACGAGCGGGCAGACGTGGGACTGGCGGTCTGTCTCGGCGAGCGCGATGCGCCACTTGAACGGGCGCGGACGCTGCTGTCGAACCACCGCCGGAACCTCTCGGAGGGACTCACGCTCGTCAAGGAGCGTGGCGTCACGCAGGCCGGCTCGGTCCAGTGGTTCGACGCCGGCGACGCTATCCGCGAGACTATCGTCGGCATCGTCGCCGGGATGGCGCTGGGGACCGACGGCGTCGACTCGGACAAGCCGATTATCGCGTTTGCCAGTACTGACGAAGACGAGACGAAAGTGTCATCTCGGGCGACCGGCCCGCTGGTGGGCCGGGGCGTCGACCTGTCGGTCGTGATGCGCGACGCCGCTCAGTCCGTCGGTGGTGACGGCGGCGGGCACGACATCGCGGCGGGCGCGACCATCCCGGCCGGCGAGGAGTCGGCGTTTATCGAGGCTGCCGACGAGATTATCACCGACCAAGTATCGTAA
- a CDS encoding peptidase, with amino-acid sequence MNNPIDRRVATALQSYTVLAVIAILIGAAVVPYAASVAEGDEQYVAVVNIDETISSSSSQDTVQQLRELRSNESVEAVVLRISSPGGSAASSESMYLAVKRLAAEKPVYTSVDQYAASGAYYTAVPSDRIYVTPASLVGHVGVIGTAPSDGLSPAATTGPDKAHRGMTRDQYYASLESMKRAFVGAVMTERGDRLNVSRETVAEASAYQGGRAVQTGYADEVGGLEAAIAGAADAAGLSEYQVVYHNPADPQGLFLLAGGSEAGGNATVVAEGAPYTFQGVDTVHFLMIYGTPENQQVVYNSTAQGGA; translated from the coding sequence ATGAACAACCCAATCGATAGACGGGTCGCGACTGCCCTCCAATCATATACGGTACTTGCGGTTATTGCCATTCTCATTGGTGCCGCCGTCGTACCGTATGCGGCGTCGGTCGCCGAGGGTGACGAACAGTACGTCGCTGTAGTGAATATCGACGAAACGATTTCCAGTTCTAGCTCACAGGACACGGTACAGCAGCTCCGTGAACTCCGCAGCAACGAGTCAGTTGAAGCGGTCGTCCTGCGGATATCGAGTCCCGGGGGAAGCGCCGCCTCCAGTGAGTCCATGTATCTGGCCGTCAAGCGGCTCGCAGCGGAGAAGCCGGTGTACACGAGCGTCGACCAGTACGCCGCCTCCGGCGCGTACTACACCGCGGTCCCGAGCGACCGCATCTACGTGACGCCGGCCAGCCTCGTCGGCCACGTCGGCGTCATCGGAACCGCACCGAGTGACGGACTGAGCCCCGCCGCCACTACTGGCCCCGACAAGGCCCATCGAGGGATGACACGGGACCAGTACTACGCCAGCCTCGAGTCGATGAAACGAGCCTTTGTCGGTGCGGTCATGACCGAACGCGGTGACAGGCTCAACGTCTCCCGAGAGACTGTCGCCGAAGCCTCGGCGTATCAGGGCGGTCGCGCGGTCCAGACCGGCTACGCAGATGAAGTCGGCGGACTCGAAGCCGCGATAGCCGGTGCAGCCGACGCTGCTGGCCTCTCGGAATATCAGGTCGTGTACCACAACCCCGCGGACCCACAAGGGCTGTTCCTCCTCGCCGGCGGGAGTGAAGCCGGTGGGAACGCGACCGTCGTCGCCGAGGGCGCACCGTACACGTTCCAGGGCGTCGACACAGTCCACTTCCTCATGATATACGGCACGCCGGAGAATCAACAGGTCGTCTACAACAGTACCGCACAGGGAGGTGCCTGA
- a CDS encoding heme-dependent peroxidase translates to MDQRKPPATEEGWYALHDCRSIDWDAWREAPQRVRDRALSEGIGFLDAYEAVEDADEGQTAVYTVMGHKADIMILHLRPTMGDLDAAERHFEQTEFAAFTEQEFSYVSVTEASGYTEKSREYFEGEVDDDSGLAQYIQARLHPDVPDEEFVCFYPMSKRRQPDQNWYDTSFEERAAHIKRHGDIGRGYGSEVSQMIAGSIGFDDWEWGITLWSDDMRHIKELLTEMRFDPSTSQFAEFGPFYVGRKFDPSELPAVLAGQRVPTDDESVPETPADVAEHEHVPTDTGASHGHGEEPAASGAQTGVHAGGDTDSHGGTHPGSAGEGDHPHAEESSDEDADSGSSSGGRPDVSADFEEIDDAAQRLGRLGLHEGDAYDAGDYALVFHSSADAEDIVDDVSDLESNFDHYDRHVRTAVRADSGQTYVVSIWTAKDAAETAAGFLKDIDGVDEQLGGSLGEGAASEETEDGSDAQTAESSQSIRETLESAGVYAGQPHGEDVYALVVYSEADAETLDAEVADLRSAFDRYDTHVQTTVYGDSDGNLSAVASLWGTEDAAQTASDYLTDLPGVVGRHGEGDGFGTMGMFYTVKPEFHDDFVEKFDTVGGLLEEMDGHRETSLLFNHDDENDMFIASQWDSQEDAMAFFRSDDFSETVDWGRDVLADRPRHVFLA, encoded by the coding sequence ATGGACCAACGAAAGCCGCCAGCCACGGAAGAGGGCTGGTACGCGCTGCACGACTGCCGGAGCATCGACTGGGACGCCTGGCGCGAGGCCCCCCAGCGAGTCCGCGACCGTGCGCTCTCTGAGGGTATCGGCTTCCTCGACGCCTACGAAGCCGTTGAAGACGCCGACGAGGGCCAGACGGCGGTGTACACCGTCATGGGCCACAAGGCCGACATCATGATCCTCCACCTGCGGCCGACGATGGGCGACCTCGACGCGGCCGAACGGCACTTCGAGCAGACGGAGTTCGCCGCCTTCACCGAGCAGGAATTCTCCTACGTCTCCGTGACGGAGGCGTCGGGCTACACCGAGAAGTCCCGCGAGTACTTCGAGGGCGAGGTCGACGACGACTCTGGGCTGGCCCAGTACATTCAGGCTCGGCTCCACCCCGACGTGCCTGACGAGGAGTTCGTCTGTTTCTACCCGATGAGCAAGCGCCGCCAGCCCGACCAGAACTGGTACGATACGTCCTTCGAGGAGCGGGCGGCCCACATAAAACGGCACGGCGATATCGGCCGCGGCTACGGCAGCGAGGTGAGCCAGATGATAGCCGGCTCCATCGGCTTTGACGACTGGGAGTGGGGCATCACGCTCTGGAGCGACGACATGCGCCACATCAAAGAACTGCTGACCGAGATGCGCTTCGACCCCTCGACCTCGCAGTTCGCAGAGTTTGGTCCCTTCTACGTCGGCCGGAAGTTCGACCCGTCCGAGTTGCCGGCCGTTCTGGCTGGCCAGCGGGTGCCGACCGACGACGAGTCGGTTCCGGAGACGCCGGCGGATGTTGCGGAACACGAGCATGTGCCCACCGACACCGGCGCGAGTCACGGCCACGGCGAAGAGCCAGCGGCAAGCGGTGCACAGACGGGGGTACACGCCGGTGGAGACACCGACAGCCACGGCGGGACCCATCCCGGAAGCGCCGGCGAAGGTGACCACCCCCACGCCGAGGAGTCGTCCGACGAGGACGCGGATTCCGGCAGTAGCTCGGGCGGCCGGCCTGACGTTTCGGCCGACTTCGAAGAGATAGACGACGCCGCACAGCGACTCGGCCGGCTGGGGCTGCACGAGGGCGACGCGTATGACGCCGGCGACTACGCGCTGGTGTTCCATTCCTCGGCCGATGCGGAGGACATCGTCGACGACGTATCCGACCTCGAGAGTAACTTCGACCACTACGACCGCCACGTCCGGACGGCTGTGCGCGCCGACAGCGGGCAGACCTACGTTGTCAGTATCTGGACGGCGAAAGACGCCGCCGAGACGGCAGCCGGGTTCCTGAAAGACATCGACGGCGTTGACGAACAGCTCGGCGGCTCCCTCGGCGAAGGGGCCGCAAGCGAAGAGACCGAGGACGGCAGTGACGCCCAGACCGCAGAGTCATCGCAGTCTATCCGCGAAACGCTCGAATCGGCGGGCGTCTACGCCGGACAACCACACGGTGAGGACGTGTACGCTCTCGTGGTGTACTCCGAAGCCGACGCCGAAACGCTCGACGCGGAAGTCGCGGACCTCCGGAGCGCGTTCGACCGCTACGACACCCACGTCCAGACGACAGTGTATGGCGATTCCGACGGCAACCTCTCGGCCGTCGCATCGCTATGGGGCACTGAGGACGCCGCACAGACCGCCAGCGACTACCTCACCGACCTGCCCGGCGTCGTCGGCCGCCACGGCGAGGGCGACGGGTTCGGGACGATGGGGATGTTCTACACGGTCAAGCCCGAGTTCCACGACGACTTCGTCGAGAAGTTCGACACGGTCGGCGGCCTGCTCGAAGAGATGGACGGCCACCGCGAGACCTCGCTGCTGTTCAACCACGACGACGAGAACGACATGTTCATCGCCAGCCAGTGGGACTCACAGGAGGACGCGATGGCCTTCTTCCGCTCCGACGACTTCTCGGAGACGGTCGACTGGGGCCGTGACGTGCTGGCCGACAGACCGCGGCACGTGTTCCTGGCCTGA
- a CDS encoding SUF system NifU family Fe-S cluster assembly protein produces the protein MGIGGSDMYRQQILDHYKNPRNYGEIEDPTFTHVGENPMCGDEIRMDVVLDEDEETIERVAFQGDGCAISQASASMLSQELAGMAVEDLEAMDRDDITEMLGVDISPMRVKCAVLAEKVAQDGAEIYFGEKDIDRTTTEDDD, from the coding sequence ATGGGTATCGGTGGCTCGGATATGTACCGGCAGCAGATCCTCGATCACTACAAGAACCCCCGGAACTACGGGGAAATCGAGGACCCCACGTTCACCCACGTCGGCGAGAACCCGATGTGCGGCGACGAGATACGGATGGACGTCGTCCTCGACGAAGACGAGGAGACCATCGAGCGGGTCGCCTTCCAAGGCGACGGCTGTGCCATCTCACAGGCCTCCGCGTCGATGCTCTCACAGGAACTGGCTGGGATGGCGGTCGAGGACCTGGAGGCGATGGACCGCGACGACATCACGGAGATGCTCGGCGTCGACATCTCGCCGATGCGGGTGAAATGCGCCGTCCTCGCCGAGAAGGTGGCACAGGACGGCGCGGAGATCTACTTCGGCGAGAAGGACATCGACCGGACGACGACCGAAGACGACGACTAA